In one window of Neisseria subflava DNA:
- a CDS encoding thioredoxin family protein translates to MATYAEYLDFDTEEDKLKQQQLYQATELSVQTVAAVKKISRPQNWLLAAAPYCPDCRVFVPFIQKMAELNPNIRVNYIARNDFDDSSRFENPRQQEIVRANQKIPALFLMGHEEAGPVFNEFPQVVLNQIAADETRRTELRDAYRAGEFNADIEAQIVAALAWAE, encoded by the coding sequence ATGGCCACTTATGCAGAATATTTGGATTTTGATACTGAAGAAGACAAATTGAAACAGCAGCAACTCTATCAGGCGACCGAGCTGTCGGTGCAAACGGTGGCGGCGGTTAAAAAGATCAGCCGTCCGCAAAACTGGCTGCTTGCCGCTGCACCATATTGCCCTGATTGCCGCGTGTTTGTGCCGTTTATTCAAAAAATGGCGGAGTTGAACCCCAATATCCGCGTCAACTATATTGCCCGCAACGATTTTGACGACAGCAGCCGTTTTGAGAATCCGCGCCAACAGGAAATCGTCCGCGCCAATCAAAAAATCCCTGCGCTGTTTTTGATGGGGCATGAAGAGGCTGGGCCTGTGTTTAACGAGTTTCCACAAGTGGTGTTGAACCAAATTGCGGCAGATGAAACCCGGCGCACGGAATTGCGCGATGCGTACCGTGCCGGCGAGTTTAATGCCGATATTGAGGCTCAGATTGTAGCGGCGTTGGCATGGGCAGAGTAG
- the lapB gene encoding lipopolysaccharide assembly protein LapB → MDNELWVILLPIVLLPVFFAMGWFAARVDMKTVLKQAKSIPAGFYKSLDALVDRNSGRAARELAEVIDQQPQSYDLNLTLGKLYRQRGENDKAINMHRALLDSPDTVNEKRARVLFELAQNYQSAGLVDRAEQIFLGLQEGDMAREARQHLLSIYQQDRDWEKAIEMAQLLSHDEQTYQFEIAQFYCEIAQAALFKSNFDTARYNIGKALEANKKCTRANIILGDIEYRQGNFPAAVEAYSAIEQQNHAYLSMVGEKLYEAYAAQGKQEEGLNRLIGYMQTFPDLDLINVIYEKALLLKGETEAAQIAVELVRQKPDLNGVYRLLGLKLSSMNPEWKADTDMIRSIIGRQLQKSVMYRCRNCHFKSQVFFWHCPACNKWQTFTPNKIEI, encoded by the coding sequence ATGGACAACGAATTGTGGGTCATCTTACTGCCCATCGTCCTCCTCCCCGTTTTCTTCGCTATGGGCTGGTTTGCCGCGCGCGTCGATATGAAGACCGTCCTGAAACAGGCCAAAAGCATACCAGCAGGGTTTTACAAAAGCCTTGATGCCCTCGTTGACCGCAACAGCGGCCGCGCCGCGCGCGAATTGGCGGAAGTGATCGACCAACAGCCGCAGTCATACGACCTAAACCTGACCCTAGGCAAGCTCTACCGTCAGCGCGGCGAAAACGACAAAGCCATCAATATGCACCGCGCCCTGCTCGATTCGCCCGACACAGTCAACGAAAAACGCGCGCGCGTGCTTTTTGAACTGGCGCAAAACTACCAAAGCGCAGGCTTGGTGGATCGTGCCGAACAAATCTTCCTCGGCTTGCAGGAAGGCGATATGGCACGCGAAGCCCGCCAACACCTTTTGAGCATCTACCAACAAGACCGCGACTGGGAAAAAGCCATCGAAATGGCGCAGCTCTTGAGCCATGACGAACAAACCTACCAGTTTGAAATCGCCCAGTTTTATTGCGAAATCGCCCAAGCCGCGCTGTTCAAATCCAACTTCGACACCGCACGCTACAACATCGGCAAAGCACTCGAAGCCAACAAAAAATGTACGCGCGCCAACATCATTCTCGGCGACATTGAATACCGTCAGGGCAACTTCCCTGCCGCAGTGGAAGCGTATTCCGCCATCGAGCAGCAAAACCACGCCTATCTGAGCATGGTCGGCGAGAAACTCTATGAAGCCTATGCCGCGCAAGGCAAGCAGGAAGAAGGCCTCAACCGCCTTATCGGCTATATGCAAACCTTCCCCGATCTTGACCTGATCAACGTCATCTACGAGAAGGCCCTGTTGCTCAAAGGCGAAACCGAAGCGGCGCAAATCGCTGTCGAACTCGTCCGCCAAAAACCCGACCTCAACGGCGTGTACCGCCTGCTTGGCTTGAAACTCAGCAGTATGAATCCGGAGTGGAAAGCCGATACCGATATGATTCGTTCCATTATCGGCCGCCAGCTGCAAAAAAGCGTTATGTACCGCTGCCGCAACTGCCACTTCAAATCCCAAGTCTTCTTCTGGCACTGCCCTGCCTGCAACAAATGGCAAACCTTTACGCCGAATAAAATCGAGATTTAA
- a CDS encoding LapA family protein, with translation MKLISTIIKILILLVFLLLAITNTHTVSFFYLPGQNINLPLIVVLFGAFIIGIVFGMFALFGRLLSLRSENNRLRAEVKKHAHLSEKDLTPVKTETPATTSEATPKA, from the coding sequence ATGAAACTCATCTCTACCATCATCAAAATCCTGATTCTTCTTGTTTTCCTCCTGCTGGCCATCACCAATACCCACACTGTATCCTTCTTCTACCTGCCCGGCCAAAACATCAATCTGCCGCTGATTGTCGTACTTTTCGGTGCATTTATTATCGGTATCGTGTTCGGTATGTTTGCCCTCTTCGGCCGTCTGCTGTCCCTGCGCAGCGAAAACAACCGTCTGCGCGCCGAAGTGAAAAAACATGCCCACCTTTCCGAAAAAGACCTGACTCCGGTCAAAACCGAAACACCGGCAACGACTTCCGAAGCCACTCCCAAAGCGTAA
- the ilvE gene encoding branched-chain-amino-acid transaminase, with the protein MSRPVPAVFGSVFHAEMPVIAYREGKWQPVEWQSSKDLTIAPGAHALHYGSECFEGLKAFRQANGKIVMFRPTANIARMQQSADILHLPRPETEAYLDALIELVKRSAEEIPDAPAALYLRPTLIGTDPVIGKAGSPSETALLYILASPVGDYFKAGSPVKILVETEHIRCAPHMGRVKCGGNYASAMPWVLKAKAEYGANQVLFCPNGDVQETGASNFILINGDEIITKPLTDEFLHGVTRDSVLTVAKDLGYTVTERNFTVDELKAAVENGAEAILTGTAAVISPVTSFVIDGKEIEVKSQERGYAIRKAITDIQYGLTEDKHGWLVEVC; encoded by the coding sequence ATGAGCAGACCAGTTCCAGCCGTATTCGGCAGCGTTTTTCACGCTGAAATGCCCGTTATCGCTTATCGTGAAGGTAAATGGCAGCCGGTAGAGTGGCAATCTTCCAAAGACCTGACAATCGCCCCCGGCGCGCATGCCTTGCATTACGGCAGCGAATGTTTTGAGGGTTTGAAGGCATTTCGTCAGGCAAACGGCAAAATCGTGATGTTCCGCCCGACCGCCAATATCGCGCGCATGCAGCAAAGTGCGGATATCCTGCACCTGCCGCGCCCTGAAACTGAGGCTTATTTGGATGCTTTGATTGAATTGGTCAAACGCTCTGCCGAAGAAATTCCTGATGCGCCAGCGGCGTTGTACCTGCGTCCGACTTTGATCGGTACCGATCCTGTGATCGGTAAAGCCGGTTCTCCTTCTGAAACGGCTTTGCTGTACATTCTGGCTTCTCCTGTCGGCGACTATTTCAAAGCTGGTTCGCCCGTTAAAATCTTGGTGGAAACCGAACATATCCGTTGCGCCCCACATATGGGCCGTGTGAAATGTGGCGGCAACTACGCTTCCGCCATGCCTTGGGTGTTGAAAGCCAAAGCCGAATATGGCGCAAACCAAGTGTTGTTCTGTCCGAATGGCGACGTTCAGGAAACCGGTGCGTCTAACTTTATCCTGATTAACGGCGATGAAATCATTACCAAACCGTTGACAGATGAATTCCTGCACGGCGTTACCCGTGATTCCGTGCTGACTGTTGCCAAAGATTTGGGCTATACCGTTACCGAACGCAACTTTACCGTTGATGAGCTGAAAGCAGCTGTGGAAAATGGTGCAGAGGCGATTCTGACTGGTACGGCTGCAGTCATTTCTCCGGTAACTTCTTTCGTGATTGATGGCAAAGAAATCGAAGTGAAGAGCCAAGAGCGCGGTTACGCAATCCGTAAGGCGATTACCGACATTCAATATGGTTTGACAGAAGATAAACACGGCTGGTTGGTCGAAGTTTGTTAA
- a CDS encoding integrase core domain-containing protein, whose amino-acid sequence MNMHKNTRLSSHHRQAIWLAYTQGKESVTSLARRYQVSRVTIYRALKAARGRLLKPQTSTNNRFKQAKYGMKRLAKVERGIQEKLKRQAKRYNKSYPGELVHLDTKRLPLLKGQKATDNRDYLFVAIDDFSRELYSAILPDKTADSAAKFLTGHLIDPCPYLIECVYSDNGTEYKGSANHAFGVACYENGIGQKFTRVARPQTNGKAERVIRTLMEMWHGKQLFDSPEHWRKELCRFVNFYNTVKPHRSLNGDTPFEVLQAYFSQPVV is encoded by the coding sequence ATGAACATGCACAAAAACACCCGTCTCTCCTCGCACCACCGCCAAGCCATTTGGCTGGCCTATACGCAGGGGAAGGAAAGCGTAACCTCCCTGGCACGCCGCTATCAAGTCAGCCGCGTCACCATTTACCGCGCACTTAAAGCCGCAAGGGGCAGACTGCTCAAACCCCAAACCAGTACCAACAACCGTTTCAAACAGGCAAAGTACGGAATGAAACGCCTGGCCAAGGTAGAACGCGGCATTCAGGAAAAACTCAAAAGGCAGGCCAAACGCTACAATAAATCCTACCCCGGAGAGCTGGTACATCTCGATACCAAACGGCTGCCGCTGCTCAAAGGGCAGAAAGCCACCGATAATCGGGATTACCTGTTTGTCGCCATCGACGATTTCTCAAGGGAGCTATACTCCGCCATTTTGCCGGACAAAACTGCAGACAGTGCCGCCAAGTTTCTGACTGGACACCTGATTGATCCCTGTCCATACCTGATTGAGTGCGTTTACTCCGACAACGGTACGGAATATAAAGGCTCGGCCAACCATGCTTTCGGTGTAGCCTGTTATGAGAACGGGATTGGTCAAAAGTTTACCCGGGTTGCCCGTCCGCAGACCAACGGTAAGGCGGAACGGGTTATCCGCACCCTGATGGAGATGTGGCATGGGAAACAGTTGTTTGACAGTCCGGAACACTGGCGAAAGGAGTTGTGCCGCTTTGTTAATTTCTATAACACTGTGAAGCCACACCGCAGTTTGAACGGCGATACGCCGTTTGAGGTCTTGCAGGCTTATTTTTCTCAACCTGTGGTGTAA
- the metE gene encoding 5-methyltetrahydropteroyltriglutamate--homocysteine S-methyltransferase has translation MTTLHFSGFPRVGAFRELKFAQEKYWRKEISEQELLAVAKDLREKNWKHQAAANADYVAVGDFTFYDHILDLQVATGAIPARFGFDSQNLSLEQFFQLARGNKDQFAIEMTKWFDTNYHYLVPEFHADTEFKANAKHYVQQLQEAQALGLKAKPTVVGPLTFLWVGKEKGAVEFDRLSLLPKLLPVYVEILNALVEAGAEWIQIDEPALTVDLPKEWVEAYKDVYATLSKVSAKILLSTYFGSVAEHAALLKFLPVDGLHIDLVRAPEQLDAFADYDKVLSAGVIDGRNIWRANLNKVLETVEPLQAKLGDRLWISSSCSLLHTPFDLSVEEKLKANKPDLYSWLAFTLQKTQELRVLKAALNEGRDSVAEELAASQAAADSRANSSEIHRADVAKRLADLPANADQRKSPFADRIKAQQAWLNLPLLPTTNIGSFPQTTEIRHARAAFKKGELSAADYEAAMKKEIALVVEEQEKLDLDVLVHGEAERNDMVEYFGELLSGFAFTQYGWVQSYGSRCVKPPIIFGDVSRPEAMTVAWSTYAQSLTKRPMKGMLTGPVTILQWSFVRNDIPRSTVCKQIALALNDEVLDLEKAGIKVIQIDEPAIREGLPLKRADWDAYLNWAGESFRLSSTGCEDSTQIHTHMCYSEFNDILPAIAAMDADVITIETSRSDMELLTAFGEFKYPNDIGPGVYDIHSPRVPTEAEVEHLLRKAIEVVPVERLWVNPDCGLKTRGWKETLEQLQVMMNVTHKLRAELAK, from the coding sequence ATGACAACATTGCATTTTTCAGGCTTCCCGCGCGTCGGTGCCTTCCGCGAATTGAAATTCGCACAAGAAAAATACTGGCGCAAAGAAATCAGCGAGCAAGAATTGCTGGCTGTTGCTAAAGACTTGCGCGAGAAAAACTGGAAACACCAAGCTGCGGCCAACGCTGATTACGTTGCCGTAGGCGATTTCACTTTCTACGACCACATCCTCGACCTGCAAGTTGCTACCGGTGCCATCCCTGCCCGTTTCGGCTTCGACAGCCAAAACCTGTCTTTGGAACAATTCTTCCAACTGGCCCGTGGTAACAAAGACCAATTCGCTATCGAAATGACCAAATGGTTCGACACCAACTACCACTACTTGGTGCCTGAATTCCACGCCGATACCGAATTCAAAGCCAACGCCAAACACTACGTTCAACAACTGCAAGAAGCCCAAGCTTTGGGTCTGAAAGCCAAACCGACCGTTGTGGGTCCGTTGACTTTCCTGTGGGTGGGTAAAGAAAAAGGCGCCGTTGAATTCGACCGTCTGAGCCTGTTGCCTAAACTGTTGCCCGTTTACGTTGAAATCCTGAACGCTTTGGTTGAAGCCGGTGCCGAGTGGATTCAAATCGATGAGCCAGCTTTGACTGTTGACCTGCCTAAAGAATGGGTAGAAGCATACAAAGACGTTTACGCTACTTTGAGCAAAGTAAGCGCCAAAATCCTGTTGAGCACTTATTTCGGTTCTGTTGCCGAACACGCCGCATTGTTGAAATTCCTGCCTGTTGACGGCCTGCACATTGACTTGGTACGCGCTCCTGAACAGCTGGACGCATTTGCTGACTACGACAAAGTTCTGTCTGCCGGCGTTATCGACGGCCGCAACATTTGGCGCGCCAACCTAAACAAAGTTTTGGAAACTGTTGAACCTCTGCAAGCCAAACTGGGCGACCGTTTGTGGATCTCCAGCTCTTGCTCTCTGCTGCACACTCCATTTGACTTGTCAGTTGAAGAAAAACTGAAAGCCAACAAACCTGACCTGTACTCTTGGTTGGCATTCACCCTGCAAAAAACCCAAGAATTGCGCGTTCTGAAAGCCGCATTGAACGAAGGCCGTGATTCTGTTGCCGAAGAACTGGCTGCCAGCCAAGCAGCTGCCGACTCCCGTGCCAACAGCAGCGAAATCCACCGTGCAGACGTTGCCAAACGCCTGGCCGATTTGCCTGCCAATGCAGACCAACGCAAATCTCCATTTGCCGACCGTATCAAAGCGCAACAAGCATGGTTGAACCTGCCTCTGCTGCCGACTACCAACATCGGTTCTTTCCCTCAAACTACTGAAATCCGCCACGCACGCGCAGCCTTCAAAAAAGGCGAACTGTCTGCCGCCGATTACGAAGCCGCGATGAAAAAAGAAATCGCCTTGGTGGTTGAAGAGCAAGAAAAACTGGACTTGGACGTACTGGTACACGGCGAAGCCGAGCGTAACGACATGGTTGAATACTTCGGCGAACTGTTGAGCGGTTTTGCATTCACCCAATACGGCTGGGTACAAAGCTACGGCTCACGCTGCGTGAAACCACCTATCATCTTCGGTGACGTAAGCCGTCCTGAAGCCATGACTGTTGCTTGGTCTACTTACGCACAAAGCCTGACCAAACGCCCGATGAAAGGTATGTTGACCGGCCCTGTAACCATTCTGCAATGGTCTTTCGTCCGCAACGATATTCCTCGCTCTACCGTGTGCAAACAAATCGCACTGGCTCTGAACGATGAAGTATTGGATCTGGAAAAAGCTGGCATCAAAGTCATCCAAATTGACGAACCTGCCATCCGCGAAGGTCTGCCTTTGAAACGTGCCGATTGGGATGCCTACCTGAACTGGGCCGGCGAATCTTTCCGCCTGTCCTCTACCGGTTGCGAAGACAGCACTCAAATCCACACTCATATGTGCTACTCTGAGTTCAACGACATCCTGCCAGCCATCGCCGCTATGGACGCTGACGTCATCACCATCGAAACTTCACGTTCCGACATGGAGCTCTTGACTGCGTTCGGCGAGTTCAAATATCCGAACGACATCGGCCCGGGCGTTTACGACATCCACAGCCCACGCGTACCGACTGAAGCTGAAGTTGAGCATCTGTTGCGCAAAGCCATCGAGGTTGTACCGGTTGAACGTCTGTGGGTTAACCCAGACTGCGGCCTGAAAACACGTGGCTGGAAAGAAACTCTGGAACAACTCCAAGTGATGATGAACGTAACCCACAAACTGCGTGCCGAACTGGCTAAATAA
- the metF gene encoding methylenetetrahydrofolate reductase translates to MNHAREINALNHSLSDLKGDINVSFEFFPPKNEQMETMLWDSIHRLQTLHPKFVSVTYGANSGERDRTHGIVKRIKQETGLEAAPHLTGIDASPDELRQIAKDYWDSGIRRIVALRGDEPPGYEKKPFYAEDLVKLLRSVADFDISVAAYPEVHPEAKSAQADLINLKRKIDAGANHVITQFFFDVESYLRFRDRCVMMGIDVEIVPGILPVTNFKQLTKMAQVTNVKIPSWLSKMYEGLDDDQGTRNLVAASIAIDMVKVLSREGVKDFHFYTLNRSELTYAICHILGVRPR, encoded by the coding sequence ATGAATCACGCTCGAGAAATTAACGCATTAAATCACAGCCTTTCCGATTTAAAAGGCGACATCAATGTTTCATTTGAATTTTTTCCGCCGAAAAACGAACAAATGGAAACCATGCTGTGGGATTCCATCCATCGCCTGCAAACCCTGCACCCGAAATTTGTTTCCGTAACTTACGGTGCAAACTCAGGCGAGCGCGACCGCACTCACGGCATTGTTAAACGCATCAAACAAGAAACCGGCCTTGAAGCCGCACCTCACTTGACCGGTATCGATGCCAGCCCTGACGAGTTGCGTCAAATTGCCAAAGACTATTGGGACAGCGGTATCCGCCGCATCGTTGCCCTGCGTGGCGACGAGCCGCCCGGCTACGAGAAAAAACCTTTCTATGCCGAAGATTTGGTCAAACTGTTGCGCTCCGTTGCCGACTTCGACATTTCCGTAGCGGCCTATCCTGAGGTACACCCGGAAGCCAAATCTGCTCAAGCGGACTTGATCAATCTGAAACGCAAAATCGATGCGGGTGCAAACCACGTTATCACCCAATTCTTCTTTGACGTGGAAAGCTATCTGCGCTTCCGCGACCGTTGCGTGATGATGGGCATCGATGTTGAAATCGTTCCCGGCATCCTGCCTGTAACCAATTTCAAACAATTGACCAAAATGGCCCAAGTGACCAACGTCAAAATCCCAAGCTGGCTGTCTAAAATGTACGAAGGTTTGGATGACGACCAAGGCACGCGCAACCTTGTTGCCGCCAGCATCGCCATCGATATGGTCAAAGTCCTCTCTCGCGAAGGTGTCAAAGACTTCCACTTCTACACCCTCAACCGCAGCGAACTGACTTACGCCATCTGCCATATTTTGGGTGTACGCCCCCGTTAA
- the iscX gene encoding Fe-S cluster assembly protein IscX yields MKWTDTQRIAEELYDLHGDSIDPKTVRFTQLRDLIMALPEFDDDPARCGERILEAVQQAWIDEAE; encoded by the coding sequence ATGAAATGGACAGATACCCAACGCATCGCTGAAGAACTCTACGACCTACACGGCGACAGCATCGATCCGAAAACCGTACGCTTTACCCAACTGCGTGATCTGATTATGGCTTTGCCTGAATTTGACGATGATCCGGCGCGTTGCGGCGAGCGTATTCTCGAAGCCGTGCAACAAGCATGGATAGACGAAGCAGAATAA
- the fdx gene encoding ISC system 2Fe-2S type ferredoxin, translated as MPKITVLPHATLCPEGAVIEDAPEGQTVLDVLLDHDIEVDHACEKSCACTTCHVIIRKGFDSLEEPTELEEDLLDQAWGLEADSRLSCQAVVADEDLVVEIPKYTINHAREDH; from the coding sequence ATGCCAAAAATTACCGTACTCCCACACGCGACATTATGCCCTGAAGGCGCGGTTATCGAAGATGCGCCCGAAGGTCAAACCGTCCTTGACGTACTGCTCGACCATGACATCGAAGTCGATCACGCCTGCGAAAAATCCTGCGCCTGCACCACCTGCCATGTGATTATCCGCAAAGGTTTTGACAGCCTGGAAGAACCGACCGAATTGGAAGAAGACCTGCTCGACCAGGCATGGGGCTTGGAAGCCGATTCACGTTTGAGCTGTCAGGCGGTCGTTGCCGATGAAGATTTGGTCGTAGAAATCCCCAAATATACGATCAACCATGCGCGTGAAGACCACTAG
- a CDS encoding TIGR02328 family protein: MRLWHQTLIPLLPRAQLLGQHRECAALRGAGWGRPHATVNYVFTHSPYKLYLYHALIMKEMERRGYKPDALWKDPLYRGKAVVPYHSHAAETATSPIYAEHDDAYLDECLKNLRNKGIML; encoded by the coding sequence ATGAGACTCTGGCATCAAACCCTTATCCCCCTACTCCCCCGCGCCCAGCTTTTGGGGCAACACCGTGAATGCGCCGCTTTACGCGGAGCAGGCTGGGGCAGGCCGCATGCGACGGTTAATTACGTTTTTACCCATTCGCCCTACAAACTCTATCTGTATCACGCATTGATTATGAAAGAGATGGAAAGGCGCGGTTACAAACCCGATGCTTTATGGAAAGACCCGCTATATCGCGGTAAAGCCGTTGTCCCATACCATTCACACGCGGCTGAAACAGCTACTTCGCCGATTTATGCCGAACATGATGATGCTTACTTGGACGAATGTCTGAAAAATTTAAGAAATAAAGGCATCATGTTATAA
- a CDS encoding GIY-YIG nuclease family protein, translating into MEKAGIVYLMKTVIKGVYKIGITDENNFEIRMRHLENNGYANVAGLERILAIKTDNYKEKETLLHEIFGKSQIGETELFAIDENLVKRLFLSLRGEIVFPKNEIAELGFEKTVKEHHQEKIFEVNRSAFISFIKEKHQQNPSILRNLISSENAYKPKNSKVRLYKDEYFGKSGTKLTTEIEEGLHIYTTYSKKDLKIAYEDYSELFKSQ; encoded by the coding sequence ATGGAAAAAGCAGGTATTGTCTACCTGATGAAAACCGTCATCAAAGGTGTATATAAGATTGGTATTACTGACGAAAATAATTTTGAAATTAGAATGCGCCATTTGGAAAACAACGGCTACGCAAACGTTGCCGGATTAGAACGCATTCTAGCCATTAAAACCGACAACTATAAAGAAAAAGAAACCTTACTTCATGAAATTTTTGGCAAAAGCCAAATAGGAGAAACTGAGCTTTTTGCAATTGATGAAAATCTTGTAAAAAGGCTTTTTCTCTCATTAAGAGGTGAAATTGTATTTCCTAAAAATGAAATAGCAGAGTTAGGTTTTGAAAAAACTGTCAAAGAACATCATCAAGAAAAAATTTTTGAAGTAAACAGAAGTGCATTTATCTCCTTTATTAAGGAAAAGCACCAACAAAATCCTTCCATATTAAGAAATCTCATCTCTTCAGAAAATGCATATAAACCCAAAAATTCCAAAGTCCGTCTATATAAAGACGAATACTTTGGGAAAAGTGGAACAAAGCTAACCACTGAAATTGAAGAGGGTCTTCACATCTATACTACGTACTCAAAAAAGGATTTGAAGATAGCTTACGAAGATTATTCAGAATTATTTAAATCACAATGA
- the hscA gene encoding Fe-S protein assembly chaperone HscA yields MALLQISEPGMSAAPHQHRLAVGIDLGTTNSLVATVRSGSAVCLPDSDGRATLPSVVRYLDGEVEVGKNALSAQKTDPLNTISSAKRLIGRTLTDLAQEAQYLPYRFTPNERVVELNTRQGAKTPIEVSAEILKALKLRAEETLGGDLVGAVITVPAYFDDAQRQATKDAARLAGLNVLRLLNEPTAAAIAYGLDNASEGTFVVYDLGGGTFDVSVLQLTKGLFEVKATGGNSALGGDDFDHRLFCYLLEQNDLSKLNEQDSQLLLSLVRTAKEKLTTQTEAIIETTLSDGHKVHTVITRQEFHNLTQNLVQKTIEPVKQALKDAGVTKADVKGVIMVGGSTRMLHVQQAVATFFGQTPLNNLNPDEVVALGAAIQANVLAGNKTDGEWLLLDVTPLSLGLETYGGLAEKIIPRNSTIPTARAQDFTTFKDGQTAMTIHVVQGERELVSDCRSLAKFTLRGIPPMAAGAARIRVTFQVDADGLLSVSAQEQSTGVQAQIEVKPSYGLDDSTITQMLKDSMSNAAEDMAARARAEAVVEAESLTDAVNAALELDRDLLDTEELAQIQQDIADLQGRLKDGKAEDIRAAVAKLSHSTDNFAAKRMNRNIQRALTGQSVDNI; encoded by the coding sequence ATGGCTCTTTTGCAGATTTCAGAACCCGGCATGTCCGCCGCCCCCCATCAACACCGCCTCGCCGTAGGCATTGATTTAGGCACAACCAACAGCTTGGTTGCTACAGTCCGCAGCGGCAGCGCAGTCTGCCTGCCCGATTCAGACGGCCGCGCCACCCTGCCTTCGGTTGTTCGTTATTTGGATGGCGAAGTTGAAGTCGGCAAAAATGCCCTTTCCGCCCAAAAAACCGATCCGCTAAATACAATCAGCTCCGCCAAACGCTTAATCGGCCGCACCCTTACCGATCTTGCACAAGAGGCGCAATACCTGCCCTATCGATTTACACCCAATGAGCGCGTGGTCGAATTAAACACCCGTCAAGGTGCGAAAACGCCTATCGAAGTATCGGCAGAAATCCTCAAAGCCCTCAAATTGCGTGCCGAAGAAACATTGGGCGGAGATTTGGTCGGTGCCGTCATTACCGTACCCGCTTATTTTGACGATGCCCAACGTCAAGCTACCAAAGATGCCGCGCGCTTGGCAGGCTTGAATGTATTACGCCTCCTCAACGAACCGACTGCCGCCGCAATCGCCTACGGACTGGACAACGCCTCAGAAGGCACGTTTGTCGTTTACGACTTAGGCGGCGGCACATTCGACGTATCCGTATTGCAACTGACCAAAGGTCTGTTTGAGGTTAAAGCCACCGGCGGCAACAGCGCATTGGGTGGTGATGACTTCGACCATCGTTTGTTCTGCTACCTACTCGAACAAAACGACCTCTCCAAACTCAACGAACAAGACAGCCAGCTTCTGCTTTCCCTTGTTCGTACCGCCAAAGAAAAACTAACCACTCAAACCGAAGCCATCATCGAAACCACACTTTCAGACGGCCATAAAGTTCATACCGTCATTACCCGCCAAGAGTTTCACAACCTGACCCAAAATCTAGTACAAAAAACCATCGAGCCCGTCAAACAGGCTTTGAAAGATGCCGGCGTAACCAAGGCAGATGTCAAAGGCGTGATTATGGTTGGTGGCTCTACCCGTATGTTGCACGTTCAACAAGCAGTTGCCACATTCTTTGGTCAAACTCCGCTGAATAACCTCAATCCTGACGAAGTGGTCGCACTCGGTGCCGCCATACAGGCAAACGTCCTTGCAGGCAACAAAACCGACGGCGAATGGCTGCTGCTGGACGTTACCCCTTTGTCGCTCGGTTTGGAAACCTACGGTGGTCTAGCCGAAAAAATTATCCCGCGCAACTCCACCATTCCTACCGCACGCGCGCAGGACTTCACCACTTTCAAAGACGGTCAAACCGCCATGACGATACACGTCGTACAAGGCGAGCGCGAACTCGTTTCCGACTGCCGCAGCCTTGCCAAATTTACCCTGCGCGGCATTCCGCCCATGGCCGCAGGCGCAGCGCGTATCCGCGTGACCTTCCAAGTTGATGCCGACGGATTGCTGTCCGTTTCAGCACAAGAACAAAGCACCGGCGTACAGGCGCAAATCGAAGTCAAACCTTCCTACGGCTTGGACGACAGCACCATTACCCAAATGCTCAAAGACAGCATGAGCAACGCTGCCGAAGACATGGCCGCACGCGCACGCGCCGAAGCCGTAGTCGAAGCTGAAAGCCTGACCGATGCCGTCAACGCCGCCCTTGAATTGGATAGAGATTTGCTGGATACCGAAGAGCTTGCACAAATCCAGCAAGACATCGCCGATTTGCAAGGTCGTCTGAAAGACGGTAAAGCCGAAGACATTCGTGCCGCCGTCGCCAAACTCAGCCACAGCACCGACAACTTCGCCGCCAAGCGCATGAACCGCAACATCCAACGTGCGTTGACTGGTCAAAGCGTTGATAATATTTGA